The following coding sequences lie in one Natranaerobius trueperi genomic window:
- a CDS encoding MBL fold metallo-hydrolase — MEFAVLASGSNGNSIYVEEGDTKLLIDAGLSGKAIEKKLAEVQKSPQELSGIIATHEHQDHVKGVGVLARRYQLHVYATYGTWCGMDNKIGTIPEERKTIMTGQRFNIDNIHIDPFPVSHDANEPVGLCITGNDKKLGIATDSGVFTPHMKESLKGCHGLILESNHDLNLLSKSRYPQYLKQRIRSNKGHLSNMELAKYLPDLLDNNVSQLILGHLSEDNNHPDIVKEYVHQVFEKLPIEITNNVTFNIAEREGRAFGFEL, encoded by the coding sequence ATGGAATTTGCAGTGTTAGCTAGTGGTAGTAATGGAAATTCTATTTATGTAGAAGAAGGTGATACAAAACTACTAATAGATGCTGGTTTATCAGGAAAAGCAATTGAAAAAAAGTTAGCTGAAGTTCAGAAAAGTCCCCAAGAACTTTCTGGTATTATTGCAACACATGAACATCAAGATCATGTTAAAGGGGTGGGTGTGTTAGCTAGAAGATATCAATTACATGTTTACGCTACCTATGGTACTTGGTGTGGGATGGATAATAAAATAGGAACTATACCTGAAGAAAGAAAAACTATCATGACAGGACAAAGGTTTAACATAGACAATATTCACATTGATCCTTTCCCTGTCTCACATGATGCTAACGAACCGGTGGGATTATGTATAACTGGAAATGATAAAAAACTTGGTATCGCTACAGATTCAGGTGTATTTACACCTCATATGAAAGAAAGTTTAAAAGGGTGTCACGGTCTAATACTTGAGTCAAATCATGACTTGAACTTATTATCAAAGAGCAGATATCCACAATACTTAAAGCAACGGATTAGAAGTAATAAAGGGCACCTATCAAATATGGAATTAGCTAAGTACTTACCTGATTTACTTGATAATAATGTCAGTCAATTAATTTTAGGTCATTTAAGTGAAGATAATAATCATCCCGACATTGTTAAAGAATATGTACATCAAGTGTTTGAAAAGTTACCTATAGAGATAACTAATAATGTCACCTTTAATATTGCTGAAAGAGAAGGTAGAGCTTTTGGTTTTGAACTGTAG